A DNA window from Bacillota bacterium contains the following coding sequences:
- the spoVT gene encoding stage V sporulation protein T has product MKATGIVRRIDDLGRVVIPKEIRRTLRIREGDPLEIFVDREGEVILKKYSPIGELGDFAKEYADSLHEAIGHIACIADRDNIIAVAGAPKKEFLNKPIGPAVERVMEERKPILIERAGEHPFCKGCLTDEEEEECKFSSEVIAPIIAEGDPIGAVIICSKEPNVRMGELELKLAETAAGFLAKQMEQ; this is encoded by the coding sequence TTGAAAGCAACAGGTATTGTTCGCCGCATTGATGATCTAGGTCGCGTGGTAATACCCAAAGAGATCCGCCGGACCCTACGGATTCGGGAGGGTGATCCCCTCGAAATCTTTGTAGACCGGGAAGGAGAGGTTATCCTCAAAAAGTATTCACCCATTGGTGAATTGGGGGATTTTGCAAAGGAATACGCAGACTCTCTCCACGAGGCGATTGGCCATATTGCCTGTATTGCTGATAGGGATAATATTATTGCCGTAGCAGGCGCCCCGAAGAAGGAGTTCCTTAATAAACCGATCGGTCCTGCGGTAGAGCGGGTAATGGAGGAGCGCAAGCCCATACTGATCGAAAGGGCCGGGGAACACCCCTTTTGTAAGGGCTGCCTGACCGACGAAGAAGAAGAAGAGTGTAAATTTTCAAGCGAGGTGATTGCTCCGATTATAGCCGAGGGGGACCCGATCGGGGCTGTGATCATCTGTTCCAAGGAGCCCAATGTCCGGATGGGTGAACTCGAGCTGAAGCTTGCCGAAACGGCAGCGGGATTCCTTGCGAAGCAAATGGAACAATAA
- a CDS encoding RNA-binding S4 domain-containing protein has product MRLDKFLQVSRLIKRRAGAKEACLAGRVQLNGRVAKPGSEIKAGDVITLAGGRKITRVEVLIVPERSVSSAQARTLYRGLEEERLPSSKEEE; this is encoded by the coding sequence ATGCGACTTGACAAGTTCTTGCAGGTAAGTCGCCTCATCAAGCGCCGCGCCGGCGCAAAAGAGGCGTGCCTGGCCGGACGGGTCCAGCTTAACGGAAGAGTGGCAAAACCCGGTTCTGAAATCAAGGCAGGGGACGTGATCACTCTTGCCGGGGGGAGAAAAATTACCCGCGTGGAGGTTTTGATCGTTCCGGAACGCAGTGTTTCGAGCGCCCAGGCCCGGACTCTCTACAGGGGCCTCGAGGAGGAGCGGCTTCCTTCCTCTAAAGAGGAAGAATAA
- a CDS encoding SpoIID/LytB domain-containing protein, whose protein sequence is MEQAKRGRVLTVAVLAVLAIAAFWGLLRGGRPPARQPLRVPEQEFRYTEPTITLYDHRTGEKSSIKFETYIAGVVAAEMEPTWPTEALAAQAILARTFTLHKIRYEGGVSERGADASTSPEEFQAYDPGRINANVRRAVEMTRGMVIKHNGRYVRAWFHANAGGRTATAPEGLNFTKEPTPYIKSVSDPGQKVAPPAERSWTVSFSLSRVREAVRSLTGHDPGAIESVQILKRGPSGRAVQIRLGNATISGNSLRLALGPEVMRSTLLDRLEVRDQMLAISGRGRGHGVGMSQWGAYYLAKQGKSPADIVRYYYKGVTLEKVWR, encoded by the coding sequence ATGGAACAGGCCAAGAGGGGGCGCGTGTTGACCGTTGCAGTTCTTGCCGTTTTGGCCATCGCGGCGTTTTGGGGATTGCTCCGGGGGGGAAGGCCTCCGGCGCGGCAGCCTCTGCGGGTACCCGAGCAGGAATTTCGTTACACCGAGCCTACAATTACGCTCTACGATCACCGAACAGGGGAGAAGAGCAGCATCAAATTCGAAACGTACATTGCGGGGGTTGTCGCGGCTGAAATGGAGCCTACCTGGCCGACGGAGGCGCTGGCCGCCCAGGCAATCCTGGCTCGCACCTTCACCCTGCACAAGATCAGGTATGAGGGAGGCGTTTCCGAGCGGGGAGCAGATGCGTCCACCAGCCCCGAGGAGTTTCAGGCATATGACCCCGGCCGGATTAACGCGAATGTACGCAGAGCTGTTGAGATGACCCGGGGAATGGTGATCAAGCACAACGGCCGGTATGTGCGCGCCTGGTTTCACGCCAATGCCGGGGGGCGTACCGCCACGGCCCCTGAGGGATTAAATTTTACCAAAGAGCCGACCCCATACATTAAAAGCGTATCCGACCCCGGCCAGAAGGTTGCTCCTCCTGCAGAACGAAGCTGGACGGTTTCCTTTTCCCTGAGCCGGGTCCGGGAGGCGGTGCGGAGCCTGACCGGACATGACCCGGGCGCCATTGAGTCGGTGCAGATTCTTAAACGGGGTCCCTCCGGGCGGGCAGTCCAAATTCGACTCGGAAACGCTACCATCAGCGGGAATTCCTTGAGGCTGGCTTTGGGGCCCGAGGTAATGCGCTCTACGCTGCTCGACCGTTTGGAGGTACGGGATCAAATGCTGGCGATCTCCGGCCGCGGACGCGGGCACGGCGTAGGGATGAGCCAGTGGGGGGCTTACTACCTGGCAAAGCAGGGGAAGTCCCCGGCGGATATCGTCCGCTATTATTACAAAGGTGTTACCCTCGAGAAGGTCTGGCGGTAA
- a CDS encoding SurA N-terminal domain-containing protein translates to MNLLGARPELQSQLFSRPGQEEPKRGGALLPRLLLLVLLLALGGGWFWWSEQGDWVLRVNGVKVSRADWENETARAEEFLARVYGLNLQEPEAKQIREEVKKEVLQQLVDRALLYRAAVRAGIEVIPAEVEARVAEDEKRSGGPQEFQRILNTRSLTRDQYRAQAQELIMIEKLWEYVTRNVTVDEEEIRLAFSARRGELETPEQVKVGHILVKSESEALALIRSLDRGADFRELAVQSSLDPGVSQNKGILGYIARDDPRLPENFRAAAFQIPVGSYSREPVRSELGYHVLFVFEKKAPAQIKYEEVRDALRQELLDRKKNEVFLAYLEGLRKNSRLMYRF, encoded by the coding sequence TTGAATTTACTTGGAGCACGACCGGAACTTCAGTCGCAGTTGTTCTCCCGGCCGGGGCAAGAGGAACCGAAACGCGGAGGCGCTCTGCTCCCCCGGCTGCTCCTTCTCGTCCTTTTGCTGGCACTGGGAGGGGGCTGGTTTTGGTGGTCGGAGCAGGGGGATTGGGTTTTGCGGGTCAACGGGGTCAAAGTATCCCGGGCAGATTGGGAGAATGAAACCGCCCGCGCGGAAGAGTTTCTCGCCCGGGTTTACGGGCTTAATCTACAGGAACCGGAGGCGAAGCAGATCCGGGAAGAGGTGAAAAAGGAAGTGCTCCAGCAACTGGTCGACCGTGCGCTGCTGTACCGGGCGGCGGTCCGGGCGGGGATTGAAGTAATTCCGGCAGAAGTGGAGGCCCGCGTTGCAGAAGACGAAAAGCGGAGCGGGGGACCTCAAGAGTTCCAGCGGATTTTGAACACCCGGAGCCTCACCCGGGACCAGTATCGTGCCCAAGCGCAGGAATTGATCATGATCGAAAAATTATGGGAATACGTGACCCGCAACGTCACGGTAGATGAAGAGGAAATCAGGCTTGCTTTCAGTGCTCGCAGAGGAGAGCTGGAGACCCCGGAGCAGGTCAAGGTCGGTCATATTCTCGTAAAATCAGAGTCGGAGGCCCTCGCACTGATCCGCTCCCTTGACCGGGGTGCGGATTTCCGGGAACTTGCGGTCCAGTCCTCTCTTGATCCCGGCGTTTCTCAAAATAAAGGTATCTTAGGGTATATCGCGCGGGATGATCCGCGCCTCCCGGAAAATTTCCGGGCGGCGGCGTTCCAGATTCCGGTAGGGAGTTACAGCCGGGAGCCGGTCCGGAGCGAATTGGGTTATCACGTTCTTTTTGTCTTTGAAAAAAAAGCCCCGGCTCAGATCAAGTACGAGGAGGTACGGGACGCCCTCCGGCAGGAACTTCTTGACCGCAAAAAAAACGAGGTCTTCCTGGCTTATTTGGAAGGGCTTCGCAAAAACAGCCGGTTGATGTACCGCTTCTAA
- the mazG gene encoding nucleoside triphosphate pyrophosphohydrolase: MPERPVKVDTGEVYVVGLGPGDPMDLPPLNLSLMQAGGSVYLRTRCHPVVPFLEKEGVKFASFDDFYEKAISFEQAYRQMADFLITAAQGSDTPVVFGVPGHPLVGESVVRHLLEMGPKKGIRVRLWPAPSFLEAVCGVLGLDPAQGILMVDGFELCRFSPEAPSFFVPRGTGVLVAQVYNRVLASEAKLTLMEHFPDDHPVALVRAAGVRGEERVEKIPLYRLDRCKDLDHLTTLYLPPFTPESDSAPRYVLDPLVEVMNRLLGPGGCPWDRRQTHETLKKYLIEEAYEVIDAIDEGNMHKLCEELGDLLLQVIFHAALAARDEEFNLSQVIAGITEKLKRRHPHVFGTGKAKNAAEVLRNWEAIKREEKEGSSLLGGIPRDLPALQRAQKVQGKAALVGFDWPDPQGAAAKLEEEWQELRAAWARNDAEAVRTEAGDFFFAAVNLARLLKVNAEEALRAAVDKFTKRFRCMEEQARERGTELQGLSLAELDALWDEAKAQERLDQKNSQT; the protein is encoded by the coding sequence ATGCCCGAGCGTCCTGTAAAAGTAGATACCGGAGAAGTTTACGTGGTGGGTTTGGGACCCGGCGATCCCATGGATTTGCCGCCCCTCAACCTCAGTTTAATGCAGGCTGGAGGAAGTGTGTACCTTCGTACCCGGTGCCACCCGGTCGTTCCCTTTTTAGAAAAAGAGGGGGTAAAATTTGCCTCGTTCGATGATTTTTATGAAAAGGCGATATCCTTTGAACAAGCCTACCGGCAAATGGCGGATTTTCTCATCACAGCCGCGCAGGGAAGCGACACCCCCGTTGTTTTTGGGGTTCCGGGTCACCCCCTGGTCGGCGAGAGCGTAGTCAGGCACCTCCTCGAGATGGGCCCAAAAAAGGGGATACGGGTGCGCCTCTGGCCCGCTCCGAGTTTTCTGGAGGCTGTTTGTGGGGTGCTGGGGCTTGACCCGGCACAGGGAATCCTGATGGTCGATGGTTTTGAATTATGCCGCTTTTCCCCGGAAGCCCCTTCCTTTTTCGTGCCCCGCGGGACCGGTGTTCTTGTTGCCCAGGTCTATAACCGCGTCCTTGCGTCGGAGGCCAAACTCACCCTCATGGAGCACTTTCCTGATGATCACCCTGTCGCTCTCGTGCGGGCGGCAGGGGTGCGGGGGGAGGAGCGCGTGGAAAAAATACCCCTTTACCGTCTGGACCGGTGTAAGGATTTAGACCACCTGACCACCCTTTATCTTCCCCCTTTCACTCCGGAAAGCGACAGCGCCCCGCGCTACGTCCTCGACCCCCTTGTGGAGGTGATGAATCGCCTGTTGGGCCCCGGAGGCTGCCCCTGGGACCGCCGGCAGACTCACGAAACTTTAAAAAAGTACTTAATTGAAGAGGCTTACGAGGTTATCGATGCCATCGATGAGGGAAATATGCATAAACTATGCGAAGAGTTGGGAGACTTATTACTGCAAGTTATCTTTCATGCCGCCCTTGCAGCAAGGGATGAAGAATTCAACTTGAGCCAGGTGATCGCAGGGATTACCGAGAAATTAAAGCGCCGCCACCCCCATGTTTTTGGAACAGGAAAGGCAAAAAATGCGGCAGAAGTCCTAAGAAACTGGGAAGCAATCAAACGGGAAGAAAAGGAGGGGTCATCGCTTTTAGGAGGAATCCCCCGCGATCTTCCGGCCCTCCAGCGGGCTCAAAAAGTTCAGGGAAAGGCGGCTCTCGTGGGTTTTGATTGGCCGGACCCGCAGGGCGCGGCTGCGAAGCTTGAAGAAGAATGGCAGGAACTTCGGGCGGCCTGGGCACGGAATGACGCCGAGGCGGTCCGGACCGAAGCGGGCGATTTCTTCTTTGCCGCAGTTAACCTAGCCCGGTTGCTCAAGGTAAATGCAGAGGAAGCACTCCGGGCGGCTGTGGACAAGTTTACGAAGAGATTTCGCTGCATGGAGGAGCAGGCCCGGGAACGGGGAACTGAATTACAGGGCCTTTCGCTTGCGGAACTCGACGCTCTCTGGGACGAGGCGAAAGCCCAAGAACGCTTGGATCAGAAGAATTCTCAAACTTAA
- a CDS encoding HU family DNA-binding protein, protein MNKAELISSVADKSEMTKKDAEKAVNAVFAAIEEALTRGEKVQLIGFGTFEVRNRAARTGRNPQTGEEIQIAATRVPAFRPGKALRDAIT, encoded by the coding sequence TTGAACAAGGCCGAACTGATCAGCAGTGTCGCAGATAAGTCGGAAATGACCAAGAAGGATGCAGAAAAGGCTGTAAATGCGGTTTTTGCTGCCATTGAAGAAGCGCTTACCCGGGGTGAAAAGGTTCAACTTATCGGGTTTGGCACCTTTGAGGTAAGAAACCGGGCGGCAAGGACGGGCCGTAACCCGCAAACAGGGGAAGAAATCCAGATCGCAGCAACGAGGGTCCCCGCCTTCCGGCCTGGCAAGGCGCTTAGAGATGCCATTACTTAA
- a CDS encoding S-layer homology domain-containing protein: MDNIKRLLLILITVLSFGASAFLGAPGPWREKVADDKALASSLTAGSGDENLELPGSGEPGSVSDPVLTRSSFEQYLERLFREPRQQLAALEGRLARVEQGIQAIQGSFAASFPDLRGHWAEQAVIALRARGIIDGYPDGRFHPEQPVTRGALAVMLARAKNLPLRPGEAVFSDLAPGHWAAGAIGAARAAGYLQGYPDGTFRPEQNVTRAEVAVILNKAFKPRAGSGTPKLFRDVAGHWAAADIGELAGDGILGGYPDGTFRPQRTMSRAEVAGAMARVLALE, from the coding sequence GTGGATAATATAAAAAGATTGCTTTTAATCTTAATAACAGTTCTTTCTTTTGGCGCAAGCGCTTTTCTGGGAGCCCCCGGTCCTTGGCGGGAGAAGGTCGCGGACGACAAGGCTCTGGCGTCTTCCTTGACAGCAGGTTCCGGGGATGAAAACCTGGAGTTGCCGGGAAGCGGCGAGCCGGGTTCTGTTTCCGATCCGGTTTTAACGAGGAGTTCTTTTGAACAGTACCTGGAACGCCTTTTCCGGGAGCCGCGCCAGCAACTGGCCGCGCTGGAGGGGCGCCTTGCCCGGGTTGAACAGGGAATCCAGGCGATTCAAGGGAGTTTTGCCGCTTCTTTTCCGGATCTCCGGGGTCACTGGGCGGAACAGGCCGTAATTGCCTTGCGGGCGCGCGGGATCATCGACGGCTACCCGGACGGCAGGTTCCACCCGGAACAGCCGGTGACCCGGGGAGCGCTGGCCGTGATGCTGGCCAGAGCGAAAAACCTTCCCCTGCGGCCTGGTGAGGCGGTTTTTTCCGATCTTGCGCCGGGCCATTGGGCGGCCGGGGCGATTGGGGCGGCGCGTGCTGCGGGATACCTGCAGGGTTACCCGGACGGAACCTTTCGCCCTGAGCAAAATGTAACCCGCGCCGAGGTGGCGGTTATTTTGAATAAGGCTTTCAAGCCCCGGGCGGGGAGCGGGACCCCCAAACTTTTCCGGGACGTGGCAGGCCACTGGGCAGCCGCTGACATCGGGGAACTGGCCGGGGACGGGATTCTTGGCGGTTATCCTGACGGTACCTTCCGCCCCCAGCGCACCATGAGCAGGGCGGAGGTTGCAGGAGCCATGGCGCGCGTCCTGGCGCTGGAGTGA
- a CDS encoding polysaccharide biosynthesis protein has translation MRADSFLRGAFILTVAGLVVKVLGALYRIPFTRLVGSEGVGLYQMAYPIYATLLALSSSGIPVAISLLVAEKGALGDRLGARQTFYLSLMILCLLGLLLSLGLFKIAPYLAMEVLGDVRAYYPLITAAPAVLVISVVSAFRGYFQGWQLMWPTALSQLVEQLVRVGTVFWAALVLLPRGVEFAAAGATFGAFTGGFGSLLVLFIIFLWFEKHAQIKTQPCKIKPVSPGGMGLLLKRLFAYAFPVSAGSLVMPLVQAIDTVMIPNRLRAAGYSPREATSLFGELSGMASTLVYLPAILTVSLASSLVPNVAAALARGNREAIRRQVTTAVRITIILCLPAAVGLGVLATPITALLFGDPDAGPVTAWLAPAAFFSGLQQTTSGALQGLGFTWLPMVNLMIGCGVKILCNYYLTVIPGLGVKGAALGSIFGFFTASFLNHLSLRFLLKYEGLVFSLLRPLLAATIMGVGLPAFYAFLSPAGLPVATSGAVLAGGICYFTVLLMSRELSPGELRRILR, from the coding sequence GTGAGAGCAGACTCCTTTTTGCGCGGTGCATTTATCCTGACGGTTGCAGGGCTCGTTGTCAAAGTACTGGGTGCTCTTTACCGAATTCCCTTTACGCGTTTGGTGGGAAGCGAGGGAGTGGGACTGTATCAAATGGCTTACCCCATTTACGCCACTCTGCTTGCCCTTTCTTCCTCCGGTATCCCTGTCGCCATTTCGCTCCTTGTGGCGGAAAAAGGCGCCCTTGGGGATCGCCTCGGAGCACGCCAGACCTTTTATTTATCGCTTATGATTTTATGCCTTTTGGGCCTCCTTCTTTCTCTCGGGCTTTTTAAGATTGCGCCGTATCTTGCGATGGAGGTTTTGGGAGATGTCAGGGCATATTACCCGCTGATCACGGCGGCTCCTGCCGTTCTGGTGATCTCGGTGGTCTCGGCCTTCCGGGGCTACTTCCAGGGGTGGCAGTTGATGTGGCCGACAGCCCTCTCCCAGCTTGTGGAGCAACTGGTACGGGTGGGAACGGTGTTCTGGGCGGCCCTCGTGCTTCTTCCCCGCGGTGTCGAGTTTGCCGCCGCCGGGGCGACCTTCGGAGCTTTTACCGGTGGTTTTGGGAGCCTGCTGGTTCTCTTTATAATTTTCTTGTGGTTTGAAAAACACGCTCAAATTAAAACCCAACCTTGCAAAATAAAACCGGTTTCACCGGGGGGGATGGGGCTCTTGCTGAAACGCCTCTTTGCTTACGCCTTTCCGGTTTCTGCGGGCTCGCTGGTGATGCCTTTGGTGCAGGCGATAGATACCGTGATGATTCCCAACCGCCTGCGTGCTGCGGGTTATTCCCCCCGGGAGGCCACCTCTCTGTTTGGAGAACTCTCCGGAATGGCCAGCACGCTGGTCTACCTCCCCGCGATTTTAACCGTTTCCCTTGCCAGCAGTCTTGTTCCGAATGTGGCGGCCGCCCTGGCGCGGGGAAACAGGGAAGCCATCAGGAGGCAGGTGACGACGGCCGTACGGATTACCATCATCTTGTGCCTTCCTGCCGCGGTCGGGCTTGGGGTACTCGCAACCCCGATTACGGCACTGCTTTTCGGCGATCCGGACGCCGGCCCGGTTACGGCCTGGCTCGCACCTGCCGCTTTTTTTTCGGGCCTCCAGCAGACAACCTCGGGGGCCTTGCAGGGTTTGGGATTTACCTGGCTTCCAATGGTCAACCTCATGATCGGGTGTGGGGTAAAGATCCTTTGTAATTATTATTTGACCGTGATCCCGGGCCTGGGCGTCAAAGGAGCGGCGCTGGGGAGCATCTTCGGCTTTTTTACTGCATCTTTCCTCAACCACCTGTCCCTGCGGTTTCTCTTGAAGTACGAGGGGCTGGTATTCTCCTTGCTCCGCCCCCTGCTAGCTGCTACAATAATGGGGGTGGGACTCCCCGCTTTTTATGCCTTCCTGAGCCCGGCGGGACTTCCTGTAGCAACCTCGGGTGCAGTGCTCGCCGGGGGGATCTGCTATTTTACAGTGCTTTTAATGAGCCGCGAGCTCAGTCCCGGCGAGTTGCGCCGGATCTTGCGCTAA
- the mfd gene encoding transcription-repair coupling factor, whose protein sequence is MRNLLEQVPEFREILRALHQGKFPVLLSGGRGAFNSVLTAALLDAGQVQGALLVIVPSSQQVSAWQVDLEALLPDREVQVFDPAEALPFEVMAASREPAASRLRVLAALRSKDKPPAIIAPVEALMPKSIPPSVWEQAVLTLRVGAEYDLTSLLGSLDRAGYERVELAGGPGQFALRGNILDIYPFQGTPVRLEFWGDEIALLKELDPASQRSRGSLSEAMIWPAREFVYDPDRAAAAEARIRAAHKARREQLKGSRSALIRLDQRLQRFLEMAAEGRGSLNLIQPYFYPEQVSLFQYLPPGSLVVMDEPGRILEECNARVALLESDYRRFFQEGLSFTPWQDYYLSGDDLFRECTTLPVFVFSQMLSRPGPLKPEAVFTLTVKEMQPFFSRPDLLVPEVREWLRGGAAVLLLLPTEGRLRQLERDLRDHELAPLGEPGWPVRLEKGRLFVGIGNLSRGFELPGRLAVVTAGELYGRKVRGRGRARPAGEAASVLSELAPGDYVVHLHHGIGRYLGIREIEVEGRKRDYLEVVYAGEDRLYLPVDQAGLITKYTGPDGQVPRLSRLGGSDWVRLKQRVKKRVREFAQDLLALYARRMAAPGHAFSPDTVWQQEFEAAFPYEETPDQKRAIAEVKADMEKPRPMDRLVCGDVGFGKTEVAIRAAFKAVQDGKQVAVLVPTTVLAQQHYHTFKDRFDRYPLRVEVLTRFRSPGEQRAVVRDLALGLVDVIIGTHRLLSDDVKFKDLGLLIIDEEQRFGVTHKEKIKIFRASVDVLTLTATPIPRTLHMSLSGVRDLSMIETPPEDRLPVQTYVLEYAPEVIRDAIRREIQRGGQVFYVHNRVQTIGKCAAFLRGLVPEATFRIAHGQSREDDLEEVMWDFLNRKFDCLICTTIIENGLDLPNVNTLIVERADQFGLAQLYQLRGRVGRSNRLAYAYFTYPKDKVITEQAEKRLRALQEFTEFGSGFRLALRDLEIRGAGNLLGPEQHGHMAAVGFDLYQQLLAEAVCELKGEKEPEPAVQAPVWEIQIDSYLPDTYVRDARQKVEIYRRLALAGDLKTIGDLAEEVRDRFGPLPEPVVYLFELARLRVRARELKIREVQLVDRTLVVRFAAGASPKGAELKLWSAVFGNRLSFSAVGELEVRIETGGLSPRHLLQMLTRVLLPKPALPGGGDFKQAIKAGAQDG, encoded by the coding sequence ATGCGGAATCTGCTTGAACAAGTGCCGGAATTCCGGGAAATCCTCCGCGCCCTTCACCAGGGAAAGTTCCCCGTACTCCTTTCGGGGGGGCGTGGCGCCTTTAATTCCGTGTTGACCGCGGCCCTCCTCGACGCGGGACAGGTGCAGGGCGCCCTTCTTGTAATCGTTCCGTCTTCTCAGCAGGTAAGCGCGTGGCAGGTCGATCTGGAGGCCCTCCTCCCCGACCGGGAGGTGCAGGTTTTCGATCCGGCGGAAGCGCTGCCCTTCGAGGTAATGGCCGCCAGCCGCGAACCTGCTGCAAGCCGGCTTCGGGTCCTTGCTGCTTTGCGCAGTAAAGATAAACCTCCCGCCATCATTGCTCCTGTTGAGGCGCTCATGCCGAAGTCGATCCCTCCTTCCGTCTGGGAGCAGGCTGTTCTTACCTTGAGGGTCGGAGCTGAATACGACCTCACATCCCTGCTCGGCTCGCTGGACCGCGCCGGTTATGAAAGGGTCGAGCTGGCGGGAGGGCCAGGCCAGTTTGCGCTGCGCGGAAACATCCTGGACATCTACCCTTTTCAAGGAACGCCGGTGCGCCTCGAGTTCTGGGGAGACGAGATTGCTTTACTAAAAGAGCTCGACCCGGCAAGCCAGCGCTCCCGCGGCTCGCTCTCGGAAGCGATGATCTGGCCGGCGCGGGAGTTTGTTTATGATCCTGACCGCGCCGCGGCTGCCGAAGCGCGGATCAGGGCGGCCCACAAGGCGAGGCGAGAGCAGCTCAAAGGGAGCAGGAGCGCTCTGATCCGGCTTGACCAGCGCCTCCAGCGTTTTCTGGAAATGGCGGCCGAGGGGCGGGGGTCCCTGAACCTCATCCAACCCTATTTTTATCCCGAGCAGGTTTCTCTTTTTCAATACCTCCCGCCGGGATCCCTGGTAGTCATGGACGAGCCGGGGCGGATTCTAGAGGAATGCAACGCCCGGGTTGCGCTCCTGGAATCCGACTACCGCCGCTTCTTCCAGGAGGGGCTCTCTTTCACCCCCTGGCAGGATTATTACCTGAGCGGGGACGATCTTTTCCGGGAATGTACGACCCTTCCCGTTTTTGTCTTTTCTCAAATGCTCTCCCGGCCCGGGCCCTTAAAGCCGGAAGCGGTTTTTACTTTGACTGTTAAGGAGATGCAACCCTTCTTCTCCAGGCCCGACCTGCTGGTGCCGGAAGTCCGGGAATGGCTGCGCGGGGGTGCTGCCGTTCTTTTGCTGCTCCCTACGGAGGGGCGCCTCCGCCAACTGGAGCGCGACCTCCGGGACCACGAGCTTGCCCCGCTTGGGGAGCCCGGCTGGCCGGTTCGCCTGGAGAAAGGCCGCCTCTTCGTCGGGATTGGAAATTTAAGCCGCGGCTTTGAGCTCCCGGGCCGGTTGGCCGTGGTTACCGCCGGAGAGCTTTACGGGCGGAAGGTAAGAGGACGGGGCCGTGCCAGACCAGCCGGTGAAGCAGCGAGCGTCTTATCTGAGCTGGCTCCGGGAGACTACGTGGTGCACCTCCACCACGGTATCGGCCGGTATCTGGGCATCAGGGAGATAGAGGTCGAGGGAAGAAAAAGGGATTATTTAGAAGTAGTTTACGCCGGGGAAGACCGCCTTTATCTCCCCGTCGACCAGGCAGGCTTGATTACGAAGTATACCGGCCCCGACGGGCAGGTACCCCGCCTTTCCCGCCTCGGAGGGTCTGATTGGGTACGCTTGAAGCAACGGGTGAAGAAGCGTGTCCGCGAGTTTGCCCAGGATTTGCTGGCTCTTTATGCCCGGCGGATGGCTGCGCCGGGCCATGCCTTTTCCCCCGATACGGTCTGGCAGCAGGAATTTGAAGCCGCCTTTCCCTATGAAGAGACGCCGGATCAAAAGCGTGCCATTGCTGAAGTAAAGGCCGATATGGAAAAGCCCCGCCCCATGGACCGCCTGGTTTGCGGTGACGTCGGTTTTGGGAAAACCGAGGTGGCGATCCGGGCTGCTTTTAAAGCCGTTCAGGACGGGAAGCAGGTGGCGGTACTGGTACCGACGACCGTGCTGGCGCAGCAGCACTATCATACTTTTAAAGACCGCTTTGACCGGTACCCGCTCCGGGTTGAAGTGCTCACCCGGTTCCGGTCGCCCGGTGAACAAAGAGCAGTTGTGCGCGACCTGGCGCTGGGGCTGGTTGACGTGATCATCGGAACCCACAGACTTCTGTCCGATGATGTCAAATTTAAAGATCTCGGCCTTTTGATTATTGACGAAGAACAGCGCTTCGGCGTGACTCACAAAGAAAAAATTAAAATATTCCGGGCCAGCGTGGATGTTTTAACCCTTACGGCTACTCCGATTCCCCGCACGCTGCACATGTCTTTGAGCGGGGTCCGGGACCTGAGCATGATCGAGACTCCCCCGGAAGACCGCCTCCCGGTTCAAACCTACGTCCTGGAGTATGCTCCAGAGGTAATCCGGGATGCCATCAGGCGGGAGATCCAGCGGGGAGGCCAGGTTTTTTATGTTCACAACCGGGTGCAGACCATCGGGAAGTGCGCCGCTTTCTTGCGGGGTTTGGTGCCCGAGGCCACATTCCGGATTGCGCACGGCCAGAGCAGAGAAGACGACCTGGAGGAGGTAATGTGGGATTTTCTCAACCGGAAGTTCGATTGTCTCATCTGCACCACAATCATCGAGAACGGCCTTGATCTTCCCAATGTGAACACGCTCATCGTGGAGCGGGCCGACCAGTTTGGTCTTGCCCAACTGTATCAACTGCGGGGGCGGGTTGGGCGTTCGAACCGCCTGGCATACGCTTATTTCACCTATCCGAAAGACAAGGTGATTACTGAGCAGGCCGAGAAGCGCCTCCGCGCCCTCCAGGAATTTACGGAGTTTGGGTCGGGATTTAGACTCGCCTTAAGGGACCTGGAAATCCGGGGAGCAGGAAATCTTCTGGGGCCCGAACAGCACGGGCATATGGCCGCAGTCGGCTTTGATCTCTACCAGCAGCTCCTGGCGGAAGCGGTATGCGAGCTGAAGGGAGAAAAGGAACCGGAACCTGCGGTTCAGGCACCGGTCTGGGAGATCCAAATAGACTCCTACCTCCCCGATACTTACGTCCGGGATGCCCGTCAGAAGGTAGAAATTTACCGGCGCCTGGCCCTGGCCGGTGATTTAAAAACCATCGGTGACCTGGCGGAAGAAGTGCGTGACCGCTTCGGCCCCCTGCCGGAACCGGTTGTTTATCTTTTTGAGCTCGCCCGCCTCCGGGTCCGCGCCCGGGAACTGAAGATCAGGGAGGTCCAACTGGTGGACCGCACCCTGGTGGTGCGGTTTGCAGCCGGTGCGTCCCCCAAAGGCGCAGAGCTCAAGCTCTGGAGCGCGGTTTTCGGAAACAGGTTGAGTTTTTCGGCTGTGGGAGAGTTGGAGGTGCGGATCGAAACGGGCGGGCTTTCCCCGCGGCACCTTCTGCAAATGCTCACCCGGGTGCTCCTGCCCAAACCGGCTTTGCCGGGCGGCGGAGATTTCAAGCAGGCAATCAAGGCGGGCGCGCAAGATGGGTAA